The segment AAGAAGTCATTCCGTGGTACCTACCTGAGTGGCTGTCAGTGCTGCGCTCGCGGAATCCCGGAACTCCTCCGGGACGAACTGTAGAAGCGATGGGTCGGCGCGGACGGCGAGGCCGAAGGCTTCCCCGGCCTCTTTGTCCCGGCCCTTCCTCGCCAGGGCCCGTCCAAGGTGCAGATGGGCCGTGGCGGCCTTCGGGTCGGCCCCCACGATGTGCCGCAGGATCGCGATGGCCTCGTCGGGGTGGTTCGACTCGACCAGAAGCGCCTTGTTGTAGAGGGCCGATTCGAAATTCGGGTCGATCTTGAGGGCGTGGTCGTAAGCCGCGCGTGCGTCGGCTGTCCTGTTGTCGTGCTGGGCGATGACGCCGAGGTTGTACCAGGCGAGTTTGTCGGCGGGGTTCACGTTCAGGTCCAGGACCTGTCGGAAGCTATGCGTCGCCCCGGGGAAATCCTTGGCCTCGCCCTGTTTGATGCCTGCTTGGAGCAGTGCCTCCGCCCGCGCGGCACGCTTGGCCGCAGGTGACTCGGGCCCGGACGCAGTCGAAGACGTGCTCTTGGGGTCCCCTGTGAGCAGGTGGACCCAACCGGTGGCCACATTGGCGACCACGACTGCCGCGGTGAGTCCGGTCCACAGTGCGATCCGCGTTTTCACAGGGGTCTACCTCGCCGATCCGGTGACGCGACTGAGCCGGGCGGCAGGGGCAAGCACCGTCGGCTGCACGGACGATGCTCGCGGACGTCGTTGACCAGTGCGGCCGTGTGCGCCGGCCGGCTGGTCAGGAGAGTTCACGGTGCGGGGGTTCACGGCGCGCACACCGCGTAGACGGTGACTGCGCCCACGCCGTTGGAGGTGGCCTGCCAGCCAGTAGCGGGGGAACCCCCGACAGGACGGCTGCTGAGCATCTGGAGGCCAACGACCGACGTGCTCTGGTAGCCGCCGCCGATGGCGAATGTACCAGCGGGGCAAAAGACCGTGGATTGGCCTGTGCCGCTGTTGGAGACGACCGTGCTCTGCGCCCCGGGACTCGCGCCCTGGTTGCCTTGGAATCCCTGGTTGCCTTGGAATCCCTGAGTGCCTTGGAATCCCTGAGTGCCCTGCGCACCGGGGCCGCCCTGACTTCCCTGGGCACCGGCACCGCCCTGGAAACCCTGCGCGCCCTGCGGACCGACGTTGCCCTGGCTGCCTTGCGCGCCGGTGCTGCCCTGAACGCCTTGCGCGCCCACAGCTCCTTGGGTGCCCTGGGCACCGGTACCGCCCTGGAAACCCTGGAAACCCTGCGTGCCTTGGGTGCCCTGGGCTCCGGTGCCGCCCTGGAAGCCCTGGAACCCCTGCGCGCCCTGCGCGCCGACGTTGCCTTGGCTGCCTTGCGCGCCGGTGCTGCCCTGAACGCCCTGCGCGCCCACAGCTCCCTGGGTGCCCTGGGCACCGGTACCGCCCTGGAAACCCT is part of the Streptomyces katrae genome and harbors:
- a CDS encoding tetratricopeptide repeat protein, with product MKTRIALWTGLTAAVVVANVATGWVHLLTGDPKSTSSTASGPESPAAKRAARAEALLQAGIKQGEAKDFPGATHSFRQVLDLNVNPADKLAWYNLGVIAQHDNRTADARAAYDHALKIDPNFESALYNKALLVESNHPDEAIAILRHIVGADPKAATAHLHLGRALARKGRDKEAGEAFGLAVRADPSLLQFVPEEFRDSASAALTATQVGTTE